CTCCAGCAAAAAGAGTATCTCCGCAAAAACCAGTTTGTCGAATTGCGGGTGGTTGCAATGGCCAATACCCGGAAAATGCTCTTTAATAAAAACGGGATCGATCTGAATTCCTGGGAAGAAACGCTGAACCAGTCGGGCGAAACTTCAGACCTCGATTTGTTTGTGTCCCGGATGAAAGAACTGAACCTGTCGAATAGTGTATTTGTGGACAATACGGCCAATAAAGATATTGTGAGGTTTTATGATGAAATTCTCAAAGCGAGTATTTCTATCTCTACGCCAAACAAGGTCGCCGTTTCCGGCAATTTTAAGGACTATCTTAATCTGAAAAGCCTGGCCGATCGCCAGAATGTCAAATTTTTCTACGAGACCAATGTCGGTGCTGGCCTGCCAGTGCTCACTACACTTTCCGATCTGGTAAGAAGTGGAGACCGTATTTTGAAAATCGAAGGGGTGCTTTCCGGATCATTATCTTTTATTTTCAACTCTTTTCACCCTGGAATGGCCTTTAGTGAGATTGTACAGGAAGCGAAGGAAAAGGGATATACAGAACCAGATCCCAGGGAAGATCTCAGTGGAAGAGATGTTGCGCGTAAATTGTTGATCCTTGCCCGTGAATCCGGTCTGCCGATGGAAGCCGAAGAAATAGAAGTAGAAAACATTCTGCCTCAACCCTGCCTTGACGCGGCTACCGTTCCGGAATTTTTTGCCGAACTGGAAAAAGCAAACAACCTCTTTGCCGAAAGACTGAAAAAAGCTCAGGCAGAAGGAAAAGTATTGCGTTTTATAGCCACGCTGGAGGGAAGTAAGGCTTTTATTTCACTTCAGACCCTTGACAGCAGCAGCCCGTTTTACAATCTCTCGGGCAGCGACAATATGATCGTGTTTACTTCTGATCGCTACAAAGACCGGCCACTGGTTGTAAAAGGCCCGGGTGCAGGTGCAGAAGTTACTGCGGCAGGCGTATTTGCAGAAATTCTGAGGATTGGTTATTATCTTTCCTAAGCTCAGAAATCCCAGTGAAACCGGCGTATTTTTTGCCCGCGTTCACCCGTTTTGCGAAGCCTGAGCCAGGAACCCGACACTTCCCACTGATCGCCGGAATTTCGGAGGTGGAATTTGGCTTTCAGGTTGTGATTATATAAAAAAGAGAGTCTGGCTTTATCTTCGTTGAGATGGATCTTGCAGATCTCAACAGCATAAGCGTATTGGTTGCTGACCTCTGGCACAATCATGATGGGACGGTTGAATGCGTGGATATTTCCTGTTTGGGGAATCCTGTTGTTGGCTGCGACAACTTCAATCAGCGCTTCTCCATTTTGGCCAGACTCCAAAAAATCCTGTAGTTCTCTATACTCAATGGCTGCGGCAATCACCTGTTCATACGCAGATTTTTCCTGGGAGAAAACAGGCAAAAAAATACCTGACCCGCAAAGCAGGAAGAAAATGATGTTGATTTTCATGCAATAGAATTTTGTAGGTGAATGGAAGATGATTCACTTACAAAAATGGTTGCATTCAAAATGCCGGCTATCGGTAATTGTCTGGATTCAGTGCCTGGGGAGACCAGCTTTTGAAGAATCGCTCTACTTTTTCCCTGTCATAACTTCCACCTGCTTCCAGATAACCCGAATCTTGTGTGTGAAGCCTTTTGCCTTTTCCATCAAGCACCACAAATACCGGAAAGCCAAATCTTTGCGGGTATTCTAGTTTTTTGAGAATGGCATCATTCGTATTTTCTTTGCTGTAATTGACTTTCAGTACAACATAATTTGCCTGAATCAGGGAGTCCAGACCTTGATCATTGTGGCAGAATTGATGAAACTTGATACACCAGGAGCACCAATTTCCCCCGATCTGAAGCAGTACATGCTTTCCTGTATTATTTGCCAGCAAAACCGCTGAATCTATCTGAGCCACAGCATCTGCCTCTGGGTTGTACAACATGATCCTTTTGTCAGGCTGTGCATGGATTTGCAGGGTGTGAAGTAATATCAGGAAAGGAATTACAAGAGAAGTTGCGCGCATATTTGATTCTTTGCGCGAAAAGTAGGTAAGCGCAAGGATATTTCCAACAGATTGGCTGTAATATGATGACAGAATCTGTAATAATTTATTATACGAATAGTGGTAATTTTGAATTAATGTAAATTTTGTAAATAAGATATACTTGAATCAGTATCTGCGATTTTCTACCCGGATTTCAGACACAGTAAAACTGCGATTTCTCGGTAAATTTATGGCTACAGCCTTATTCCTGGCATCTGTTGTAGTTTTGCGTTTTCAAGATGAGACGCATTCGGTATTTTTAGGTGAAAGTTTTGAAGATAACCTGAATGCTGCCCAGAAAGCAGATAAACTCTGTTATGTAAAGTTTTATACAGATTTTTGTTACCCCTGCGATAAAGCAGATGAGCGGTTGATGAATAGCTCCCGGCTCAGAAAGCTATTGACCGAAAATTATATTGCTACAAAAATCAATGGATGGGGTAATGATGGCAAAAGCGATTTACTAGCTCAAAGGTTTGCGATCAATACCTATCCTACCATTGTCATTACGGATGGAGAGGGAAATGAAGTGGACCGGTGTTACTATCAGGAATCAGAATCTCATTGGGCGCAATTTCTGGAAAAAACCAATGGATTGCGCACAGCTCCTGCAATTACGAGGGTTTCTGATAACCGTAGCGGGAATGCCTGGAATCAGCAACCGGAATTCGGAATTATTGTACAAACGGACAGTGATTATATGAGCAGCCGGGAAACCGCAACCCGGATTTCAAGGAATTGGAATAAAGGCGTATGGATATTTCCCGGCAGGCAAAAGGCGTTTATGACGGTTATCGGGCCATTTGCCAGTAAATCTGATGCAAAAACGGCAAAAGAAACTGTACCCTTAGCCAAAGGAGGAGAAATCATCAGGCTGGATGAAAAGCCGGTAAGGTACACCCCTTAAAACCGGAACAACTTCAGCTTTATGTGTAGGTTATTTCCAGTAGAATTGACCACACCCCCCGAATCTCCTGCTTTCACCCAAAGACCAACGGGGAGTTCGTCTTCGATTTTTAGTTCCATTCTGCACAACCATGAATAACCAGACGGGTTTTCTTTGGCATAGGAAGGGAGAATATCAGGTGTTTGGCTGGTCTTATTTTGAAAACTATGGGTAGGATCAACAAATGTCTGGGAAGAGAGTCGGATTTTTGCGGTGAAATGTACCGATGAATCCGGCAAAAGGGTAGGAGAGGGGCAATGAAGGGTTTGGGCAGAAAGTGGATGGCCTGTACTCTGACTGAGCACCCAAATCAGACCGATAAAAAAACGGATAACCATAACCCGGTAGTTTCATTATAAAAGTGGATGACCTTATATACGGTCATCCACCTCATTTAGTGATTGCAGACTATTTTTTCTTTTTCAGCTCGGCCATGAGTTCGTCATTGATTTTGACGTAGTCGTTATTTTTTGCTTCCTGAGCCAGGCTTTTTGCTTTAGCTGATGCGGCTAAGGCCTCTTTGGTTTTTCCTGCTTTGGCAAGGATTCTTGCATACCAGGTTTCTACCCAGTAGCGGTCGCCCATGGATGATTCTGCTTTAGCCATCCATTCGAGAGCCTGATTGATATTACGGTCGGTATTGTAATAGTAGATCGCTGCATTGTAATAATCGTTGGCAGAAACACCTTTCATGACATTGTCAATCGCGGCCATTACTTTTGCGTCAACATC
The Bacteroidia bacterium DNA segment above includes these coding regions:
- a CDS encoding thioredoxin family protein, with protein sequence MRATSLVIPFLILLHTLQIHAQPDKRIMLYNPEADAVAQIDSAVLLANNTGKHVLLQIGGNWCSWCIKFHQFCHNDQGLDSLIQANYVVLKVNYSKENTNDAILKKLEYPQRFGFPVFVVLDGKGKRLHTQDSGYLEAGGSYDREKVERFFKSWSPQALNPDNYR